Proteins co-encoded in one Streptococcus ruminicola genomic window:
- the ruvA gene encoding Holliday junction branch migration protein RuvA, giving the protein MYDYIKGKLTKITAKYIVIEAGGLGYIVNVANPYSFSDLMNQDIQVYLHQVIREDAQLLFGFHTEDEKAVFLNLISVSGIGPTTALAIIAVDDNEGLVNAIDTSDIKYLMKFPKIGKKTAQQMVLDLAGKFVDVSVENGKVSQTKAAANEQLEEAMEALLALGYKAAELKKIRKFFEGTNETAEQYIKSSLKMLMKG; this is encoded by the coding sequence ATGTACGATTATATCAAAGGAAAATTAACTAAAATTACTGCGAAATACATTGTCATTGAAGCAGGGGGATTAGGCTATATTGTCAATGTTGCTAATCCTTACAGCTTTTCAGATTTGATGAATCAAGATATCCAAGTCTACCTTCATCAAGTAATTCGTGAAGATGCTCAACTTTTGTTTGGCTTTCATACTGAAGACGAAAAGGCTGTTTTTCTTAATCTGATTTCAGTTTCTGGGATTGGTCCTACAACTGCGCTAGCGATTATCGCAGTGGATGATAATGAAGGTTTGGTCAATGCCATCGACACAAGCGACATCAAATACTTGATGAAATTTCCGAAAATCGGGAAAAAGACTGCCCAACAAATGGTATTGGATTTGGCAGGAAAATTCGTTGATGTTTCTGTGGAAAATGGCAAAGTTTCTCAGACCAAAGCGGCAGCAAACGAGCAGCTTGAAGAAGCCATGGAAGCTCTTTTGGCACTTGGCTACAAAGCAGCAGAACTTAAGAAAATTCGTAAGTTCTTTGAAGGCACAAATGAAACAGCAGAACAATACATCAAATCAAGCCTTAAGATGTTGATGAAGGGCTAG